A region of Nitrosarchaeum sp. DNA encodes the following proteins:
- a CDS encoding phosphate uptake regulator PhoU, with protein sequence MKITENTKQTRKIQLSGGSTYIISLPKEWVEELKIKVGENVTVVKNSNESLTLFPREHSNDKNETIAIINSSQKDSGESVKRKIIAAYLAGYKTIRIKTKGMKIPTEHSRSVRDLVHSSMIGTEIVESSSDAITIQILTRLPELSFESALKRMYLMATNMIKESIEALEEMDIPHADEIVNMDDEVDRFGLYMRRNLVLAVENQSVLEDMGLKRPSNCLEYRTIVSKIERIGDHASLIAKRIKFVEDEIDSKIIIKIKKLSEKALQVFEDAITAVQNHDFQKGENVTESISQVINEEKEIMAKIKDAEKNSTVIKFVLEDLRRIVEYSGDIAEIAIDENIQSIISKE encoded by the coding sequence GTGAAAATAACTGAAAACACCAAACAGACAAGGAAAATACAGTTGAGTGGAGGTTCCACATACATAATATCATTACCAAAAGAATGGGTCGAGGAATTAAAAATTAAAGTTGGGGAAAATGTGACTGTAGTAAAAAACTCAAATGAATCATTAACACTATTTCCAAGAGAACATAGTAATGATAAAAATGAGACTATAGCGATCATAAACTCCAGTCAAAAGGATTCAGGAGAATCAGTTAAACGAAAAATTATTGCAGCATATCTTGCAGGATACAAAACTATTCGGATAAAGACCAAAGGAATGAAGATTCCTACAGAACATTCCAGAAGCGTACGTGATCTAGTTCATTCATCTATGATAGGTACAGAGATTGTGGAATCCAGTTCCGATGCAATAACTATTCAGATTTTAACTAGATTGCCAGAATTATCATTTGAATCTGCATTAAAAAGAATGTATCTAATGGCAACCAACATGATAAAAGAATCAATAGAAGCATTAGAAGAAATGGACATTCCACATGCAGATGAAATTGTCAATATGGATGACGAGGTCGATAGATTTGGGCTATACATGCGACGAAATTTAGTCTTGGCAGTTGAAAATCAAAGCGTACTTGAGGATATGGGATTAAAACGACCATCAAACTGTCTTGAATATAGAACCATAGTAAGCAAAATAGAAAGAATAGGAGATCACGCAAGTCTAATTGCAAAGAGAATTAAATTTGTCGAAGATGAAATTGATTCAAAAATTATAATTAAAATTAAAAAATTATCTGAAAAAGCCCTACAAGTTTTTGAAGATGCAATTACTGCGGTTCAAAATCATGATTTTCAAAAAGGGGAAAATGTCACAGAGAGCATAAGTCAAGTGATTAATGAGGAAAAAGAGATAATGGCAAAAATCAAAGATGCTGAAAAAAATTCCACAGTAATTAAATTTGTTTTAGAAGACTTGAGAAGAATTGTAGAATATTCGGGAGATATTGCAGAAATTGCAATCGATGAGAACATTCAAAGTATCATTTCTAAAGAATAG
- the pstC gene encoding phosphate ABC transporter permease subunit PstC, whose protein sequence is MSKVNLNLKKRKVISDKIFKIGATAAGTYVLVVVVLIAFQLVSESYPVWEEEGLSFITKTDWNAVEGRESFGALPYILGTLTTSAIAMMIGVPLSIGIAMFISDAPPKIGAPLGFLVELLAAVPSVIYGLWGLFVFRIYFRDWFETPIHDAFGDNIWLFSGNPYGLDILTASVILAIMIIPTVSAVSREIMKAVPQQQKEAAYMLGATKWEMFKLAIFPYSKTGLIGASILGLGRAVGETMAVTMLIGNATGIGAIPSSLFGPSQTMSSIIANEFVEASPASIHMPALIGIGLILLLIAIVINVIAHLLVTKMLKIKEGAINN, encoded by the coding sequence GTGAGTAAAGTAAATCTGAATTTAAAAAAAAGAAAAGTGATCTCAGATAAAATATTCAAGATCGGAGCTACAGCTGCTGGAACGTATGTTTTGGTAGTAGTGGTATTAATTGCATTCCAACTAGTCTCAGAATCTTATCCTGTTTGGGAAGAGGAAGGGTTATCATTTATTACAAAAACTGATTGGAACGCAGTTGAGGGAAGAGAATCATTTGGTGCTTTGCCATATATTTTGGGCACTCTGACCACATCCGCAATTGCAATGATGATAGGGGTTCCTCTAAGTATTGGAATTGCAATGTTTATTTCAGATGCACCACCAAAAATTGGTGCGCCATTAGGATTTTTAGTAGAACTTTTAGCTGCAGTTCCCAGTGTAATTTATGGTCTATGGGGGTTATTTGTTTTTAGAATATATTTTAGAGATTGGTTTGAAACTCCAATACATGATGCGTTTGGAGATAATATTTGGTTATTTTCTGGTAATCCATATGGATTGGACATTCTAACTGCAAGTGTTATACTTGCAATCATGATAATCCCAACTGTTTCAGCAGTATCTCGTGAAATAATGAAGGCAGTTCCTCAACAACAAAAAGAAGCAGCTTACATGCTTGGTGCAACAAAATGGGAGATGTTCAAACTTGCAATATTTCCATATTCAAAAACAGGTCTGATAGGAGCTTCTATCTTGGGTCTTGGCAGAGCTGTAGGTGAAACAATGGCAGTCACAATGCTGATTGGAAACGCAACTGGAATTGGTGCAATCCCTTCATCGCTATTTGGTCCGAGTCAAACCATGTCAAGTATTATTGCAAATGAATTCGTTGAAGCATCACCTGCGTCTATTCACATGCCTGCACTAATTGGGATTGGATTAATTCTTCTATTAATTGCAATTGTGATTAATGTCATTGCACATTTGCTTGTGACAAAAATGCTCAAAATAAAAGAAGGTGCAATAAATAATTGA
- the pstA gene encoding phosphate ABC transporter permease PstA, whose amino-acid sequence MSSIQNRRQEYRSLFKQNVAKRLLVDKIVRIIVFSCVIIAIIPLGSILVEVFKNGITAISIEFLTETPGSVGSGEGGIGPAIQGTLIIIGLSSLIGVPIGVMSGIFLSEYGDNKLARSVRFFNDVFMEFPSIILGIFAFLIIVLVLGHFSVWAGAFALSLIMFPIVARTTEESLKMVPTTYREAGTALGLTKWIITFRIVISAAKSGMVTGILLSVSRIGGETAPLIMTILGSSQFFSSMDTPMDALPLRIWRLSLLPYDSAQLQGWGAALVLIMIILGINLGVRYYFANKKNTFFRNLIKQRKNVIK is encoded by the coding sequence TTGAGTTCAATTCAAAATAGAAGACAAGAGTATCGTTCTTTATTCAAACAAAATGTTGCAAAAAGATTACTTGTAGATAAGATTGTACGAATAATTGTTTTTTCATGTGTAATCATTGCAATTATTCCGTTAGGCAGTATCTTAGTTGAGGTATTCAAAAATGGAATAACTGCAATTAGTATTGAATTTTTAACTGAAACTCCTGGCTCTGTGGGTTCTGGAGAAGGAGGCATTGGACCTGCAATTCAAGGAACTCTGATAATTATAGGGCTGTCTAGTTTGATTGGGGTTCCAATTGGTGTAATGTCTGGAATTTTTCTTTCTGAATATGGTGACAACAAGCTCGCAAGATCGGTTCGATTCTTCAATGACGTCTTTATGGAGTTTCCATCGATTATTCTTGGAATCTTTGCATTTTTGATAATTGTTTTAGTTCTTGGTCATTTCTCAGTTTGGGCTGGAGCATTTGCCCTGTCTTTGATTATGTTTCCTATTGTTGCAAGAACTACTGAAGAATCCTTGAAGATGGTACCTACAACTTACCGTGAAGCTGGAACTGCATTGGGACTTACAAAATGGATTATCACATTTAGAATTGTAATTTCTGCTGCAAAAAGTGGAATGGTTACTGGAATTTTATTATCTGTATCTAGAATCGGTGGTGAGACAGCTCCATTAATTATGACAATTCTTGGAAGCAGCCAATTCTTTAGCAGTATGGATACTCCGATGGATGCTTTACCTTTGAGAATATGGCGGCTTTCTTTGTTGCCTTATGATAGTGCTCAACTTCAGGGATGGGGGGCTGCATTAGTTTTGATCATGATCATACTTGGAATTAATTTGGGAGTCAGATACTATTTTGCAAATAAAAAAAATACTTTCTTTAGAAATTTGATTAAACAAAGGAAAAATGTTATAAAATGA
- the pstB gene encoding phosphate ABC transporter ATP-binding protein PstB, which yields MIAENVTVSYDGIEAVKNVTMKFKEKSVTALIGPSGCGKTTFLRCLNRMHDMTKNAKVTGKVMIDDIDLYSKDIDPIYHRRKVGMVFQKPNPFPTMSIFDNVTAGLRLNGIRDKRILDEIVEDSLKMAYLWDEVKNDLKKSAIELSGGQQQRLCIARALAIQPEVLLMDEPASALDPIATQKIEETITELKKDYAIIIVTHNMQQAIRVSDYTGFMYLGDLIEFRETKKLFTDPKDELTAKYVQGHFG from the coding sequence ATGATCGCAGAAAACGTTACAGTAAGTTATGACGGTATAGAAGCAGTGAAAAATGTCACAATGAAATTCAAAGAAAAATCTGTTACCGCATTGATTGGTCCATCTGGTTGTGGAAAAACTACGTTTCTTAGGTGTTTAAACAGAATGCACGATATGACAAAAAATGCTAAAGTTACCGGTAAAGTCATGATTGATGATATTGATCTTTATTCAAAAGATATTGATCCAATTTATCATAGAAGAAAAGTTGGAATGGTTTTCCAAAAACCAAACCCATTTCCAACAATGTCTATTTTTGATAATGTAACTGCAGGACTTCGACTAAATGGAATTCGCGATAAACGAATTCTAGATGAAATCGTTGAGGATTCTTTGAAGATGGCTTATCTGTGGGATGAAGTAAAAAATGATCTAAAAAAATCTGCAATTGAATTATCTGGTGGACAACAGCAACGTCTCTGTATTGCTCGGGCACTTGCAATACAACCTGAAGTGCTATTGATGGATGAACCAGCATCAGCACTTGACCCAATCGCCACTCAAAAAATTGAAGAAACAATTACAGAATTAAAAAAAGATTATGCTATTATCATTGTAACTCATAATATGCAACAAGCAATACGTGTTTCCGATTATACTGGATTCATGTATCTAGGTGACCTAATAGAATTTCGTGAAACAAAGAAACTATTTACAGATCCTAAAGACGAACTAACCGCAAAATATGTGCAAGGACATTTTGGTTAA
- a CDS encoding PhoU domain-containing protein, protein MTRLIDPSLHKLSFIMSEMGDMVIESISLAIDSYLTGTNTKDQVLKLSDSIRVKYYEVEDLTFDMLLKYQPVADDFRLIRSSTEISYAFSRFGRYAYDITLVRDLFGDVSECTNASLVESTKKVKHMIKEAVLSFAELDIRKAIEIREDEKFIDRIYRERLPKLIESTNTRCALAEALLLRYLERIGDHAVFMSDAINYIVTGKHRPTDERIASHTKTEQN, encoded by the coding sequence ATGACTCGTTTAATAGATCCATCGTTGCATAAGCTGTCATTTATCATGTCTGAAATGGGAGATATGGTAATTGAATCCATTTCTTTGGCTATTGATTCGTATCTGACAGGGACAAATACAAAAGATCAAGTTCTCAAATTATCTGATTCTATACGTGTAAAATACTATGAAGTAGAAGATCTCACATTTGATATGCTATTAAAATATCAACCTGTTGCAGATGACTTTAGATTAATTCGTTCATCCACAGAAATTTCATACGCATTTTCTAGATTTGGAAGGTATGCTTATGATATCACTCTTGTTCGTGATTTGTTTGGTGATGTATCTGAATGCACTAATGCATCACTTGTTGAATCTACAAAAAAAGTAAAACACATGATCAAAGAAGCTGTTTTATCCTTTGCTGAATTGGATATACGAAAAGCTATTGAAATTAGAGAAGATGAAAAATTCATTGATCGAATTTATCGTGAAAGATTACCAAAACTCATAGAATCTACTAATACTAGATGTGCTCTTGCTGAAGCCCTTTTGTTAAGATATTTAGAACGAATTGGTGATCATGCGGTATTTATGAGTGATGCAATTAATTATATTGTTACTGGCAAACACCGCCCAACCGATGAAAGAATTGCTTCACATACAAAAACTGAACAAAATTAA
- a CDS encoding DUF47 family protein, producing MGHMFSWIKSNDKEILLILDNLAKKAVETAEALVVLFSDLSNVEQHAKIKRLENEADVLTRDIFSELNKTFITPLDREDMQRIASKIDDVIDFMDGISARTHSYKITTTPPYALEMARELVNATKEVQYIVSKLNNIKNAQDMILHCRTTSKIEHTVDDLYRQSIEKLFESDDAIHIIKLKDIYETMETASDRCVDVADVIEDIVLKYT from the coding sequence ATGGGACATATGTTTTCATGGATAAAATCAAATGATAAAGAAATTTTATTGATTCTTGATAATTTAGCTAAAAAAGCAGTTGAAACTGCTGAAGCACTAGTTGTTTTATTTTCAGATCTTAGTAATGTGGAACAACATGCAAAAATCAAACGACTTGAAAACGAAGCTGATGTTCTTACTCGTGATATTTTTTCTGAATTAAATAAAACATTCATCACTCCTCTAGATCGTGAGGATATGCAAAGAATAGCCTCAAAAATAGACGATGTGATTGATTTCATGGATGGAATTTCTGCAAGAACCCATAGTTACAAAATCACTACGACCCCTCCATATGCTTTAGAAATGGCAAGAGAATTGGTTAACGCAACAAAAGAAGTTCAATATATTGTATCAAAATTAAACAATATTAAAAATGCTCAAGATATGATATTGCATTGCAGAACTACAAGTAAAATCGAACATACTGTAGATGACTTGTATCGACAATCTATTGAAAAACTTTTTGAAAGTGATGACGCAATTCACATAATAAAACTAAAAGATATTTACGAAACAATGGAAACTGCATCTGATAGATGTGTTGATGTTGCAGACGTTATTGAAGATATAGTTCTAAAATACACTTAG
- a CDS encoding inorganic phosphate transporter has protein sequence MYELAIGAIIAALIFDFVNGFNDAANSVATVIGTRVLKPIHAVLLSAIANFAGPFIFGVAVAMTISKGIINPDDVTIYMILGGLSAAITWGAVCTHFGLPISNSHSLIGGLIGAGIAGVGIENLILDGLTKTLTGIIVSPLGGMAIGFLFAGIIITVFASKPPQKVNYSFGKLQLISSAWFALTHGANDGQKVMGIIVLILFSEGLLTDVTDVPIWVILAAASAIALGTFFGGYKVIKTLGMKIARLRPYQGFAAETGGGIVLAIFAFLGIPASTTHAITGSIMGAGAVRRRRAVRWGVGKRIVFAWLITIPGAAAIAYVVTMIIQYFVQ, from the coding sequence ATGTATGAATTAGCTATAGGTGCAATAATAGCAGCATTAATTTTTGATTTTGTAAATGGTTTTAATGATGCTGCAAATTCTGTAGCTACTGTTATTGGTACTAGAGTTTTAAAACCAATACACGCCGTTTTGTTATCTGCAATTGCAAATTTTGCAGGACCATTTATTTTTGGAGTTGCAGTAGCTATGACAATATCTAAGGGAATAATCAATCCTGATGATGTTACTATCTACATGATTCTTGGGGGATTATCTGCAGCTATTACTTGGGGTGCTGTTTGCACTCACTTTGGTTTACCCATTTCAAATAGTCACTCTTTGATTGGAGGATTGATAGGGGCTGGAATTGCAGGAGTGGGAATTGAAAACTTGATTTTAGATGGACTCACTAAAACACTGACTGGAATTATAGTATCTCCTCTAGGGGGTATGGCAATAGGATTTCTTTTTGCTGGAATAATTATTACAGTATTTGCATCAAAACCTCCTCAAAAAGTAAATTACTCATTTGGAAAATTACAACTAATATCATCAGCATGGTTTGCATTAACCCATGGTGCAAACGATGGGCAAAAAGTAATGGGTATAATAGTTTTAATTTTATTCTCTGAGGGATTACTAACTGATGTTACTGATGTTCCAATATGGGTAATACTTGCAGCCGCATCAGCCATTGCCCTTGGAACGTTCTTTGGTGGCTACAAAGTAATCAAGACGCTAGGCATGAAAATTGCTAGGTTGAGACCTTATCAGGGCTTTGCAGCAGAAACGGGTGGTGGAATCGTGTTAGCAATATTTGCCTTTCTTGGAATACCTGCTAGCACAACTCATGCTATTACTGGCTCTATTATGGGTGCAGGTGCAGTTAGGAGAAGACGTGCAGTACGTTGGGGAGTTGGAAAAAGAATTGTCTTTGCTTGGTTGATTACTATTCCTGGTGCAGCTGCGATTGCATATGTGGTTACAATGATTATTCAGTATTTTGTACAGTGA
- a CDS encoding arsenate reductase ArsC gives MKKILFVCVENAGRSQMAEAFFKKFMPKGFEVISAGTKPSDKVNPIVLQAMNEIGIDMKNQTPKTISQQIISESEKAVNMGCIDQESCPALFLKDVLDWQIPDPKGKPIEQVREIRDQIRSNVIDLIKSLEEK, from the coding sequence ATGAAAAAGATTCTTTTTGTTTGTGTTGAAAATGCTGGAAGAAGCCAAATGGCTGAAGCGTTTTTTAAAAAATTCATGCCAAAAGGCTTTGAAGTTATTAGTGCAGGAACAAAACCTAGTGATAAAGTAAATCCAATTGTTTTGCAAGCAATGAACGAAATTGGAATTGATATGAAAAATCAAACTCCAAAAACTATCTCACAACAGATAATATCTGAATCTGAAAAAGCTGTAAACATGGGGTGTATAGACCAAGAATCATGTCCCGCATTATTTCTTAAAGATGTTCTTGATTGGCAAATCCCTGATCCTAAAGGAAAACCAATTGAACAAGTAAGAGAAATTCGTGATCAAATTAGATCAAATGTGATAGATTTGATCAAATCTCTTGAGGAAAAATAA
- a CDS encoding aquaporin, whose protein sequence is MAYSNLQIFIVELIGTFILVVFATGSIVYDMQTGGTLGIAFAAVAPFIALVIGIYCFGKVSLAHFNPAVTIGYYITGHISKIQIVVYFAAEIIGALIGSLFVMTFIGTEANLGANAPNSDFSIFLIFPVEVLASAFLMAVIFTVVYTKGLRGFGGIAIGGIVGLDIFFLAFISGASMNPARALAPALFSGVFENLWLYWTAPYVGTVITAFLFRNKFRNQK, encoded by the coding sequence ATGGCTTATTCTAACTTGCAAATTTTCATCGTAGAATTAATTGGCACTTTTATTCTTGTTGTATTTGCAACTGGTTCCATTGTGTATGATATGCAAACTGGTGGAACACTTGGAATTGCTTTTGCAGCCGTTGCACCATTTATCGCATTAGTTATCGGAATTTACTGTTTTGGCAAGGTGTCACTAGCTCATTTTAATCCGGCAGTAACTATTGGTTATTACATCACAGGACATATCTCTAAAATTCAGATAGTGGTTTACTTTGCAGCTGAGATCATTGGCGCATTAATTGGTTCATTGTTTGTAATGACCTTTATTGGAACAGAAGCAAATCTTGGTGCAAATGCCCCTAATTCTGACTTCTCTATATTTCTGATATTTCCTGTTGAGGTTTTAGCATCTGCTTTTCTTATGGCTGTAATCTTTACCGTAGTTTACACAAAAGGACTACGAGGATTCGGTGGAATAGCAATTGGTGGGATTGTTGGACTGGATATCTTTTTTTTGGCTTTTATCTCTGGCGCATCTATGAATCCTGCGAGAGCATTGGCGCCTGCATTGTTTTCTGGAGTATTTGAAAATTTATGGTTGTACTGGACTGCTCCATATGTAGGAACTGTAATTACAGCATTTTTATTTCGTAACAAATTTCGTAACCAAAAATAG
- the hemL gene encoding glutamate-1-semialdehyde 2,1-aminomutase, whose protein sequence is MSKSQKLFNESKKVIPSGVNSPVRYFEPYPFFAKKSNGAYIWDEDNQRYIDFCNGYGALLLGHRRKEVLSAVSKQLTQGTMFCTPTQSEIELSKLIVGNFPSIQKVRLVNTGGEATMTAIRLARGFTKKKKIIKFEGCYHGAHDSVLVKAGSGSAHNGISVSDGGLDEVSKNTLVVQYNNSEELERIISKNKDIAGVIVEPILANMGLILPEKNFLSEIRKITKDNDIPLIFDEVVTGFRISPGGAQQHFGIKPDITTLAKALGSGFTVAAVGGKKEIMDLLSPGGKVYQASTYAGNPTSVSAAIASIKTINKIKNKLYSKLEKYNIMLTHAIDDIATDLKIPHQINFTSSMFQIFFTDKPVVDYASSMNADAKKFKKMFSILLKKGIFIAPSQFEVVFLSDAHTKIDLENTIHAYDVALKSVKN, encoded by the coding sequence TTGTCAAAATCTCAAAAACTATTCAATGAATCTAAAAAAGTAATTCCTTCTGGTGTGAATAGTCCTGTTCGATATTTTGAGCCGTATCCATTTTTTGCAAAAAAATCAAATGGAGCATACATCTGGGATGAAGACAATCAAAGATACATTGATTTCTGTAACGGGTATGGTGCATTGCTCTTAGGACATAGACGTAAAGAAGTTCTAAGTGCCGTATCCAAACAACTAACACAAGGGACAATGTTTTGTACTCCTACTCAATCTGAAATAGAACTGTCAAAACTAATTGTTGGCAATTTTCCTTCAATTCAAAAAGTTCGACTTGTAAACACTGGAGGCGAAGCTACCATGACTGCTATAAGATTAGCTCGTGGTTTTACAAAAAAGAAAAAAATCATAAAGTTTGAGGGATGTTATCATGGTGCCCATGATTCTGTTTTAGTAAAAGCAGGCTCTGGTTCTGCACATAACGGAATTTCTGTTTCTGACGGTGGATTAGATGAGGTATCAAAAAATACACTTGTTGTACAATACAATAATTCCGAAGAACTTGAAAGAATAATATCAAAAAATAAAGACATTGCTGGCGTAATTGTTGAACCAATACTTGCAAACATGGGATTGATTTTACCTGAAAAGAATTTTTTATCTGAGATTAGAAAAATTACAAAAGACAATGATATCCCTTTAATTTTTGACGAAGTTGTCACTGGATTTAGAATCTCTCCTGGAGGGGCTCAACAACATTTTGGAATTAAACCCGATATCACAACTTTAGCAAAGGCTTTGGGAAGTGGCTTTACAGTTGCAGCAGTAGGTGGCAAAAAAGAGATTATGGATCTTCTTTCTCCTGGTGGCAAAGTTTACCAAGCAAGTACGTATGCAGGAAATCCAACATCTGTTAGTGCAGCCATAGCATCAATTAAGACAATCAATAAAATAAAAAATAAACTATATTCAAAACTTGAAAAATACAATATCATGCTTACTCATGCCATAGATGATATTGCAACTGACCTGAAAATACCACATCAAATTAACTTCACATCATCAATGTTTCAAATTTTCTTTACTGACAAACCTGTAGTAGATTATGCCTCATCAATGAATGCAGATGCAAAAAAATTCAAAAAAATGTTTTCTATATTATTAAAAAAAGGCATTTTTATTGCACCCTCTCAATTTGAAGTAGTTTTCTTATCTGATGCACACACAAAAATTGATCTAGAAAATACCATACATGCTTATGATGTTGCATTAAAATCGGTGAAGAATTGA
- the hemC gene encoding hydroxymethylbilane synthase, with translation MKYVIGARGSQLSIAQTNWVKSELKKINPDAEFEIKTITTKGDTDARPLFTIDQKGIFEKEIDRAVADNEVDFAVHSLKDVPSQLIDDLILSSIPKREMVNDIFISSDGTNLDSVKPGAVIGTSSLRRAVQITRKRPDVIVRPIRGNIETRIRKVFANEFDAIVLAQAGITRLGVDTTFTRLSIEDFSPSPGQGALAIVSRKNDSDTNSMLAKIEDSDSRLEIEAERALSDYVDSGCRFPIGAYAKSNGDEMTLSVSAFSVDGKQSLFVTKSGSKYDPVSLGKIVGMELRKKGVNDLAINWRKKVEEWNKQ, from the coding sequence TTGAAATATGTAATTGGTGCAAGAGGTAGTCAGCTATCTATCGCACAAACAAACTGGGTAAAATCTGAACTAAAAAAAATAAACCCAGATGCTGAATTTGAGATTAAAACAATTACAACTAAAGGCGATACTGACGCAAGACCATTATTTACAATTGATCAAAAAGGAATATTTGAAAAAGAGATTGACAGAGCAGTTGCTGACAATGAAGTTGACTTTGCCGTACACAGTCTCAAAGATGTTCCCTCACAATTAATTGATGACTTGATTCTATCATCAATTCCAAAACGAGAGATGGTAAATGATATTTTTATCTCATCTGATGGTACTAATCTTGATTCTGTAAAACCAGGAGCTGTTATCGGTACAAGTTCATTGCGACGAGCTGTACAAATAACCAGAAAGAGACCTGATGTTATAGTTCGTCCAATTCGTGGAAACATTGAAACCAGAATTAGGAAAGTCTTTGCAAATGAATTTGATGCCATAGTATTGGCACAAGCAGGAATCACAAGATTAGGAGTGGATACAACATTTACACGATTATCTATTGAAGATTTTTCGCCATCTCCTGGTCAGGGTGCTCTTGCAATTGTTTCACGAAAAAACGATTCTGATACAAATTCAATGTTGGCAAAGATTGAAGATTCTGACTCTAGATTGGAAATAGAAGCAGAACGTGCTCTTTCTGACTATGTTGATTCTGGATGCAGATTTCCAATTGGCGCATATGCTAAATCAAATGGCGATGAAATGACTTTGAGCGTTTCTGCTTTTTCTGTTGATGGTAAACAATCTCTTTTTGTTACAAAGTCTGGAAGCAAGTATGATCCTGTATCTTTAGGTAAGATCGTAGGAATGGAATTACGCAAGAAAGGCGTAAATGACCTTGCAATAAATTGGAGAAAAAAAGTGGAGGAATGGAACAAACAATGA
- the cobA gene encoding uroporphyrinogen-III C-methyltransferase, producing the protein MEQTMTGKVYLVGAGPGDSKLITLRAVELLQKADVVLYDRLVSKKIISMIPKNAQKIYVGRAVGDDTTHQNNTNDLMIKFAKSKKNIVRLKGGDPIIFGRGGEEAEFLKENKVKYEIVPGITSGIGSATYAGIPLTHRKHASSVVFVTGHEDPEKKNESVKWKRLAKSVDTIVIMMGLSRLDVICKQLVAGGLDKQTPVAVIQNGTTPKQKMIIGTVSNIAKLVKANKITPPTNIIIGKVVDLSQVIGWRKNA; encoded by the coding sequence ATGGAACAAACAATGACAGGTAAGGTGTATCTTGTTGGGGCAGGTCCAGGTGATAGTAAACTGATCACATTAAGGGCAGTTGAACTATTGCAAAAAGCCGATGTTGTATTGTATGACAGATTGGTAAGCAAGAAAATAATTTCGATGATTCCAAAGAATGCTCAAAAAATATACGTAGGAAGGGCAGTAGGGGATGACACCACACACCAGAATAACACTAATGACTTGATGATAAAATTTGCAAAATCAAAGAAAAACATAGTTCGACTAAAGGGAGGTGATCCAATAATTTTTGGTCGAGGTGGCGAAGAAGCTGAATTTCTTAAGGAAAACAAAGTAAAATATGAAATTGTTCCTGGAATCACATCTGGAATTGGTTCTGCAACTTATGCTGGAATTCCACTAACTCATAGAAAGCATGCATCATCAGTAGTATTTGTTACAGGCCATGAAGATCCTGAAAAGAAAAATGAATCCGTAAAATGGAAACGTCTTGCAAAATCTGTTGATACCATTGTAATTATGATGGGCCTCTCACGACTTGATGTAATATGTAAACAACTTGTTGCAGGTGGATTAGATAAACAAACTCCTGTAGCTGTAATCCAAAATGGAACCACACCAAAACAAAAAATGATTATTGGTACTGTTTCTAATATTGCAAAACTTGTAAAGGCAAATAAAATCACACCTCCTACAAATATCATTATAGGAAAAGTTGTAGATTTATCTCAAGTTATAGGATGGAGAAAAAATGCTTAA